Proteins encoded within one genomic window of Papio anubis isolate 15944 chromosome X, Panubis1.0, whole genome shotgun sequence:
- the TCEAL2 gene encoding transcription elongation factor A protein-like 2, with protein sequence MEKFFNENEGMLWNQGKTENEEQPPDQGKPEVACTLEDKTLENERKTENKGKTGDEEPLKDKEKPESAGKAKGEGKSERKGKSQMEGGSEREGKPERGGRAEGEREPDSEREPESEGEPESERRSEGKRPAEDDIPRKAKRKTNKGLAQYLKQYKEAIHDMNFSNEDMIREFDNMARVEDKRRKSKQKLGAFLWMQRNLQDPFYPRGPREFRGGCRAPRRDTEDIPYV encoded by the coding sequence ATGGAAAAATTCTTCAATGAAAATGAAGGAATGCTTTGGAAccaaggaaagacagaaaatgaagaacAGCCACCGGACCAGGGAAAGCCAGAAGTAGCTTGTACTCTGGAAGACAAGACGTTAGAAAacgagagaaagacagaaaacaaggGCAAGACAGGAGATGAGGAACCgttaaaggataaagaaaagccAGAGAGTGCAGGAAAggcaaaaggagaaggaaagtcagagaggaagggaaagtcACAGATGGAGGGAGGatcagagagagagggaaagccagagagagggggaagggCAGAGGGGGAACGAGAGCCAGACAGTGAAAGAGAGCCAGAGAGTGAGGGAGAGCCAGAAAGTGAAAGGAGGTCTGAAGGAAAGCGCCCAGCTGAGGATGATAtacccaggaaagccaaaagaaaaacaaacaagggGCTGGCTCAGTACCTCAAGCAATATAAGGAAGCCATACATGATATGAATTTCAGCAATGAGGACATGATAAGAGAATTTGACAACATGGCTAGGGTGGaggataaaaggagaaaaagcaaacagaaattgGGGGCGTTTTTGTGGATGCAAAGAAATTTACAGGACCCCTTCTATCCTAGGGGTCCAAGGGAATTCAGGGGTGGCTGCAGGGCCCCACGAAGGGACACTGAAGACATTCCTTACGTGTAG
- the BEX5 gene encoding protein BEX5 — protein sequence MENVPKENKVVEKAPVQNEAPSLGGGEDQEPEGNVRGVWAPPAQDFGEDVPNRLVDNIDMIDGDGDDMERFMEETRELRRKIRELQLRYSLCILIGDPPHHDHHDEFCLMP from the coding sequence ATGGAAAATGTCCCCAAGGAAAACAAAGTTGTGGAGAAGGCCCCAGTGCAGAATGAAGCTCCCTCTTTAGGAGGTGGTGAAGACCAAGAGCCAGAAGGAAATGTTAGAGGGGTTTGGGCTCCACCTGCCCAGGATTTTGGAGAAGATGTGCCCAATAGGCTTGTCGATAACATTGATATGATtgatggagatggagatgatATGGAAAGGTTCATGGAGGAGACGAGAGAGCTAAGGAGGAAAATTAGGGAACTTCAGTTGAGGTACAGTCTGTGCATTCTTATAGGGGACCCCCCTCACCATGATCATCATGATGAGTTTTGCCTTATGCCTTGA
- the TCEAL6 gene encoding LOW QUALITY PROTEIN: transcription elongation factor A protein-like 6 (The sequence of the model RefSeq protein was modified relative to this genomic sequence to represent the inferred CDS: deleted 1 base in 1 codon), producing the protein MEKPYNKNEGNLENEGKPEDEVEPDDEGKSDEEEKPDMEGKTECEGKRENEGEPGDEGQPEDEGSQEKQGKSEGEGKPQGEDKPASQAKTESQPRAAEKRPAGDYVPRKAKRKTDRGTDDSPKDFQEDLQERHLSSEEMMRESGDVSRAQEELRKKQKMGGFHWMQRDVQDPFSQGDNGVSGE; encoded by the exons ATGGAAAAACCctacaataaaaatgaaggaaaccTGGAAAACGAGGGAAAGCCAGAAGATGAAGTAGAGCCTGATGATGAAGGAAAGTCAGACGAGGAAGAAAAGCCGGACATGGAGGGGAAGACAGAATgcgagggaaagagagagaatgagggagagCCAGGTGATGAGGGACAACCGGAAGATGAGGGAAGCCAGGAAAAGCAGGGCAAGTCCGAAGGTGAGGGCAAGCCACAAGGCGAGGACAAGCCAGCCTCCCAGGCAAAGACAGAGAGCCAGCCACGGGCCGCCGAAAAGCGCCCGGCTGGAGATTATGTGCCccggaaagcaaaaagaaaaacggACAGGGGGACAGACGATTCCCCCAAGGACTTTCAGGAGGACTTACAGGAAAGGCATCTGAGTAGTGAGGAGATGATGAGAGAAAGTGGAGATGTGTCAAGGGCTCAGGAGGAGctaaggaaaaaacagaaaatgggtGGTTTTCATTGGATGCAAAGAGATGTACAGGATCCATTCTCC CAAGGGGACAACGGGGTGTCAGGGGAGTGA